Genomic DNA from Candidatus Nitrosopumilus koreensis AR1:
ATGATAATTATGGAAAAACAGGTTTTGTTGGAGCAATAATTCAAAAACATGTAAAATTATTTTCAATTTACAGTTTTGAAGATGATCAAATTGAAGGTTTTGGAGATTATTCCGCCTCAGAGCTAAAGGATTTGGGAGAAAAAGTCTCTAAAGAAGATTTGATTTCCAGAATTGACAGTAAGGGATTGTCGGATGTTATGATTGGAGAGATGCAAAAATTACTAAATTCCCTTTACAAAACCAACACATGAATATTCAATCTAAATATCATTAAACTCAAACCTTAAAACAAGAAATAACAGATTAATTTCCAGATAGAACTTTTTGAGTTTCACGTCATCCTTACTGACTACTATCTAACACTGAAGAGCACAAAAAAATCTTACAAACAAGATCGTATTTTTTAATTTAAGTAATCTCTTTGTAGGAATTCGCACATACAGGATTTCACCTTGCTTGAAAGAGTACTATCTGGAACCCTCCTTGAATTTTAACTTTGAAATCTCTCAAAAACTATACCCGTAATGTTTTTCAAAACTTTTTTAGAAATGAAAAGTTTGTTTTTTATAAACTCAGGCATGTTTCCTACCTAAAACCTTGCAAAAATGTCGAACATTCTTTATAATGTTTTTCAGGGAAAAATAATAAATTTTTAGAACACAATATAGTCTAATGCTGACGCATCACTGATCAATCTTGTGTGTTTTGAGCCAACAACATATCCGTTTTTGATATCATTGGCTGGAATCCATCGATTGGTGGATGTATAATGTCTTTTTTCTTGCAATTCCCTTTCAATTGCTTCCACATCAAATTCGCCTTCTTCAACTTCTTGTGTTGTAAGATGTTTTATTGTTACAAGAATTTTTGTAACTTTGACTCTATCTCCAAACTTCCATTTTGAAGGCGGTGTCTCATCAGATACTTCCAACACTTTGATTTTCATTTGTTTGTTTCCAAATGCATCATGACTGATCAAGGTCTTTTCATCTGTAAATTCTTCAAAACTGATTCTAGAATTTACTTCTGCATCCGAAACTGTATCTAAAAGCGCTGCAGAGTTTATCTCTGATGATGGTTTTTCATCATAACTTCTGTTAATGTTAATTTCTGGTAGTTCTGGTTCTTGCGTATCAATATCTTCAGATTTTGAAGGGTTTTTAATTTCTTGAATTCTTTTAGCTTCTAATTCCCATTGTAATTGGGCTTCTTCATCTTTATTTGCTTCAGACAACAATTCTAATTCTTATTTATCCTTAAAAAACGATTTGCAGGTTTTGAAAAATTGGCTCTATGTACGTTGTTTTGTTTTAAATGGCATGTTGCATTCTTTAAGAGGCATCTCTTTTCGCATTCCATCTATTTTTGCATAAAATTTACCCTCATAGGTGCATACACAATCTGTAATTTCCTGAGTTTCGTCCCAAATTTTGTAAAATTCTCTTAGTTCTCGGCTTTCATACTTGCCTATGCCTATCCTTTTTTTGGATAAAAATTTGAATGCTAGTAGAACCTGTCTTTTTTTGTAAATATCAAAAGTCTTTATCCATTCTAAACATCGTTCAATTTGATCAGCAGGAACTGGTAATGAAGTACTTGTCCCAGACTTGGCTTCAATAGTAAAAATCGTGCTGTTATCTGTGTTTACCGCTAAAACATCAGGCAGCGCAATACTTGGAGATCCTAATCTAAAGGCTTTCCACTTTGGGGATGAGTTAAATCGTTTTACTAAGGTATCTTCCCACTGGTATCCTCTTTGCCTTCGTGTTTTTGCAGCTTTTTGATTATTTATTTTAGATATTTTTGAAAGTATTACTGTTTTTGATTGCATGTTTGTTGTTCTCATTTTAGATATAGTAAGGTGGGTAATTACATAATAACTCAATAAAAAGTCATTTTCGAATTAACATTTTTAAGATAATTTGTACAATATTTTATAATTCAAAAATGAATGTCGGTGACTGTTGTTAATTCAGCTTTCTGAGGTCATCGAACATTATCTAAATATGACTTAATTTTAAATCAATTATGTCTGAAATTATAATTGAAAAATTACTTGAACAACGTGATTTTTACCTCAATACTCTAAAACAATTGGAATTTCAATTAGTAATGGAGCCATCTGAAAGTGAAATTAGTGGTATTGAGAAATTACAAAAAACGACCATTGATCAATTAAAAAAAGTGGAACAAGAAATTGCATATCTTACATCAGAAAAGTCATTATGATTTACAATGAGTTTATCAAGCCCTTATTTTTACAAAATCTATGTTTGATGAAATTATTCAGAATCTTGTTTCAGTAAAGCGAGATTTTGCTAAAAATTATTCAGGAAATGCACACATTCAAGAGGTAATTCCTGCTTCAAAGTCAGATAAATTCCCAATAGATGAAGGGCATTTAGAATTACTTCACAAATTTGCAGAAAAAAATCCTATCTATTTTAATTCATTTTATGAAAAAATCTTGAATGTGGATTGTGTAGTCTATGAAGGAGACATTAATGATTATTGGTTAAACAGCATAAAGCATGGAACAAGTTGTCAGCCATTTTATCCCACATGGGTGATTTCGGCATATCTGATGACGTTGATTGCAAAACAATTAGGTTATGATGAATTAGTAGATATTGGTTCAGGGGATGGACGAATTGCTTTTTGTGGAAACATTTTGGGATTTACATCTCACAGTATTGAAATTGATGAGGGGCTTGTGGAATTACAGAAGTTAATTTGCACAGAGACACAAAATAATTTTGATCCAAATTGTGAAGATGCATTAGAATACGATTATTCAAAATTTCAATTAACAAACCCTGTATTTTTCATTGGAGGGTTGCCCCAAATGGGCGGAGATATGTTAGCTACGAGTATTATTGACAAAATAAATTCCATAAAAGAACTCAAAAATTCTACTGGGATAGTTTTTGCAGGAACTCATTCTAAACGTCAATTGTCTGGAAATTTGTCAGATGGTGGGTGGAGTTCATTAATTCAAAATCATAATTTACAAGTGGTTGAAACAGTTTCGCTTCCAACTGTTTGGACATTTGATCAAACTACTGAAACCCCGTACATCTATACAAAATTCAATTAACCTCAAAAAAATAATTTCCTTCACGCATACCACATTTTGCAATTTTTACTGTTTGGTCAACATGTGGCTCTCCTAAGATTTTTGCCATGATTTTAATTGAATTCTCCATTTCAACAATGCCGAAACACTCTTTATTTTGCCTAGAGAATTCAATTATCCTGCCTTGAAAATCCCCTTCTTTTAGAGATACTTTGCCCAGACAATGACTGCAAAATTCAGAGGGTGGCCATACAATTTTTTTACAAGTAATACATTCAGGGATAGTAAAATTCCCTTTGGATAATTCTAACTCAAAACTCATTTTTCTAACACCAAAATGGTTGAAGAGGTTGCAGCAGCTGACATGTTGTGGACTAATCCCACTTGTGCATTTTCAACTTGTCTGTTTTTTGCATTTGATTGTAATTGTTGTGTAATCTCTATCGTTTGAGCGATACCTGTTGCTCCAAGAGGGTGGCCTGAACCAATCAATCCTCCTCTAGGATTAACCTTGTAATTTTTTGTTTCATAAAGTTCTTTGACTAAATCTGTCCCCTTACCGGGTTTAGAAAATCCTATTGCTTCTAATGCCATGGGTTCACAAACAGAAAATGCATCATGAATTTCCACTACATCCACATCTGAAATATTTTTACCAGACATTTCTAATGCTGTTCTACTAGCCATCTTTGTTGAATTCATTGTGTTAAAAGATTCACTTTTTGTAAATCCTGCAGAAATTGTTTTTTGACCTATGCCTGATATCCATACAGGATGATCAGTAATCTTTTTCATAATATTTTCTGATGCTAAAATAATTGATGCGCTACCTGTACAAGGTCTAGAACAATCAAGTAATCTAAGATCATCAGTAATTTTTTTGAATTAATTACATCTTTCATTAAATATGTTTTTTTTGAAAGTGCATTTGGGTTGTTTTGAGCTTGTTTGTGATTTTTTATTGGTATCCAAGACAGTTGTTCATCTGTAACAGAATATTTTCGTTTATAGGAACTTGTAAAAATTGATGCCCAAAATATTGGATGTTTGAATTCCCCTCTGGAATTATCCCATTCTAAAACCTGACCAGGACTATCATATCTTTCAGCTCCACTAACTAGTACCATGTCTGCAAGACCTGAAGCGATATAGGAATATGCTGAAACTATGGAATTTGTGCCTGAATTGCATAAATTTTCTATAGAATGAGCTATTTTGGGTTGAATTCCAATCATCTCGGAAAGAACAGGTGAGAGATATTTTGAATTATTATTTGTCGATACCAATACTGCGTCAATATCACTTTTTTGGATGCTGGTATTATTTTCAAGAAGAACTTTGGCAGATTCAAAAAGAGTTGATTCTATTTTTTTATCTTCTTTAGTAAATGGAGTAATCCCATATGCTCCAATTCCAACTCTTTTCATTTTTATTCATCCAAGAATGTTTTTTGTAGAACTCTAAATGATTCCATAGTGTTTCCAACGGGATTAAATTGTATTATTGGTAAATCAATTCCTGTATCACTAAATGTTTGAAGTTGTTTTTTACATTCTTCGGGGGTACCAGATATAGTTAGTTCCTTTAACATAGAATCTGGAATTAATTCATGGTTCGATGTAAATCCTGATTTTTTAAATTCTTCAAATATGTTTGATGTTTCATTTTCAAAGCCATTTTTTGCTAAAAATTCACGATAAATTTTTCCAACAGATATGTAAAATGCTAATGTTTTTTTTGCACGATCAATTGCTTCTTGTGAATTTTCTGAAACACATGTGATTATTTGACATGTAACATCTATCTTTCTTTTTGATTGCATTTTTGAAATTGTGTCTTTCATTTCATTTTTAGGTCTGAGATAAAAAATCACACCATCTCCAATATCCAATGTTAAATCCACCATTTTTTTATTAACTGCTGCAATGTAAATTGGGATGGATTCTCTTTGGGGTTTAACTAATAATGTAAAATTTTTCAAATTAAAAATCTCTCCTGAGTAATTAATTGGTTTTCCAGATAATGCCAGTTTAATTATTTCGACATACTCTTTCATTCTTTTTAATGGATTTTCGAATTTGTATCCGTGAAAAGTTTCTACAATCGGTACGCTGCTTGTTCCAAGACCCAGAATCAGCCTTCCATTAGATATGGTGTCTACGGTTACTGCCCCCATTGCAATTGCTACAGGACTTCGAGAGTAGATGTTAATGATGGATGAGCCTATTTTTTGTACAGATGTTTTGCTTGATACCGCACTTAACATTGAGAAATTCTCCATTCCCCATGTTTCAGGTACCCAAATTGTATCTGTTTTAGTATTCGATATGATTTCGGCACAATTTAACACCTCCTTTATTGAAAGCATTGAACCCAGACTGCACGCAATACGCATGAAATTCATACATTGATTGGATATTCTAGTGTTCTGTTTTAGTATTGGGTAAATTTTCCTTGAGGCGCCATATTATCAGAAAATCTGTAAAAGATAATCTGTTGAGTGAACAAATATTTGCACAAAAGCCCTCTCAAGATTCCACTTTTTGGAATGATGCTACAAGATATGCTGCTGCTAGCAAAGATGAATCCTTTGTAGAAGAAGTAGCATACATGATGGTTACATTGCACAGAACTGGTGCATAAAACAAAATTTCATTTTATTATTTTCTCTATCTCTAATGCACATTCTTCCATATCTTTGAACGAATCTACAGAATACCATTTTGCATTTTTGAATTTAACCGTGTTTAGAATACCTTTTTTTGCATATTTTGGAAAAACTGTTTTTTCGATATCACCTTTGTTTGGTAATTCTTTTAGTATGTCTTTTTCTAAATGATAAATCCCTGCATTCATCCAAGTGTCTGGAATTTCTTTTTTTTCTTTAAAATTCAAAATTTTATCATCATTGGTTTCCAAAATTCCGTATTTTGTTCTCAATTCAATTGCGGCAATAGCATTTTTCTTTTTTTGAAGTTTCTTTAAATCGATATTTGTTATTGTGTCCCCGTTTAATACAAAAAAGGATTTTTCCTTGATCATTTTTCCTGCTTTTTTAATTGCACCTCCAGTTCCAAGTGGGAATTTTTCTGGAGAGAATTTAATTTTAATTCCAATGTTTTTCATGTTTAGGTGATTTTCAATCATCTCTGTTTTGTATCCCGTACAAATAATAACTTCCTTAACTCCAAATTTTTTAAGATATCTTATTTGCCATTCTATTATGGGAATGTTTTTTATTGGAACAAGTGGTTTTGGCACATAATCTGTCACTGGTTTTAGGCGTTTTCCACGACCGCCTGCCAGTATTATTGCTTTCAATAAAATCACTCTATATGTACAGTATATGAAAATGTCTAATCTTGTTTTATCTCTTTTTTTGATTCATTGGATTCTACAACTGCCTCCATTTTTTTTGCAAATTCGTTGTAAATTTTTTCCAAATCTTTAAGAGGCATTTCAGTTCCTAAGAGTTTCATGGTTTTATGCCACGATTCAATGTATTTTTCATCATCAAATCCTTTTCCCAGGGTTTCTGCAATAGAATTAAGTCCCTCAGTTTTCCCTAAGGCATAAATGGCTATTTCACGTTCAGTTAGCATTATTCTCACTTTCTGTCATATAGTAATGTAATTCAGTATAACATTCTACACAATATTCTTCATAATCAGTATGATCGCAATCATATACTTTTTTTACATCATTGTTACATTTTGCACAAATTGGCATGATGTTATCAATTAAGATTTTGTAATTTTAATTCCGCCCAAAGCCAATTGGACAATGGCGGGGATAAATAACATTGCAGTTGATGCCACAGGATCTCTATCTGAAGACTCTGCTGCAGGTGCAGGATTTGCTAAAACAACAACTCCTCCAACTATAATTAAAATTCCTGAAATAATGATCATAATTCCTAATCCTTTTGATGGTTCTTTTCTAGAAATGAAAAATGCAATAATTGGCAAAATCAATGCAGGTCCACCCAGACCTATGCCTCGTTGCATGTGATCAAGTGGCAAAAACCCATTATCACTATCTGAAGACATTGCAACTGCTACATCTGCTGCATAAATTACAAGTAATCCTATTGCGATTCCTGTAATGATTAATGCTGCACTTAATGCCATGTTGATTTTTTCCCTTCACAACTAATAAACCTAATCAGCAGATTGAACTACTGCTCTGGGTTTTATGGTTTCTAATTTTTCAAGTAACTCTTCAACGGATTCATTATTTCCTGCAATGAGATTAAAATGACCTAGTTTTCTCATAGGTTTGGAAATTTTTTTACCATACATTTTGAGAAACAGGTTTTGATCAGGAATTACTAATGGTTTGTATTCCCCTTGAAAAGATTTTGCGCCTAGTATGTTATACATAATTGTTGGACGTAAAAGTTTGGTACTGCCAAGTTCTAATCCCAAAATTGCACGCAAGTGTTGTTCAAACTGAGATGTTTCACTTGACTGTAAAGTGTGATGTCCGGAATTATGTACTCTTGGTGCAATTTCATTAATTACAATTTGATCATCTTGTGTTACAAACATTTCAATCCCAAATACCCCTGCACCTTTCAATACATCCATAGTTTGATTGGCAATCTTTTCAGCTTTTTGAGTTACATCTGCAGAAACTCTTGCAGGAGCAATTGTTTCACGTAAAATATTTTCTTCATGAATATTTTCAACAAGAGGAAATGTTGTGATTTGACCTTTTGTATTTCTAGCTGCGATTACTGAGACTTCCATTTTGAACGGAACAAATTTTTCTAACATTAATTTCTGACCTTTAAAATAATCAAATGATGTTTGAATCATATCTTCTGAATCAATCTTGAAATTGCCTCTTCCATCATATGCATCTCTTCTTGCTTTTAGCAAAGCAGGATATCCAAATTGTTTCAAACCCTCTTTAACATCTTCGATATTTGAAACCTCTATAAATTCAGGAACAGGAATGTTGTGTTCTTTTAGAAATGTTTTTTGCAAAAATTTGTCTTGAATTGTATGCAATGTCTCTGGAGAGGGATTAATTTCCGCATTTTTCTCAACAGATTTTAACACATCGCTGTCTCCTGATTCAATTTCATATGTGATGATGTCTGATTTTTTTGATAATTCAACTATGGCATCTTTTTCCTTAAAATCTGCTATAATTTGCTCAGCTCCAACTTGTGCAGCAGGACAATTTTCAGTAGGGTCTAACACTATAACTTTTGAAACATATTCTGGCATTTTTTTGGCAGCCTCGGTAATCATCATGCCAAGTTGTCCCCCTCCAATAATCCCCAAAATTTTTGCCATTGCCTCATTCAAATTTATCGAATAAAAATAGCTAATGCTATTTACAATTTTTTGATAATAGTTATTGTTAATTACTCTCTAGTTTTTTCTAATATTGTGA
This window encodes:
- a CDS encoding resolvase, whose amino-acid sequence is MRTTNMQSKTVILSKISKINNQKAAKTRRQRGYQWEDTLVKRFNSSPKWKAFRLGSPSIALPDVLAVNTDNSTIFTIEAKSGTSTSLPVPADQIERCLEWIKTFDIYKKRQVLLAFKFLSKKRIGIGKYESRELREFYKIWDETQEITDCVCTYEGKFYAKIDGMRKEMPLKECNMPFKTKQRT
- a CDS encoding zinc ribbon domain-containing protein, translated to MSFELELSKGNFTIPECITCKKIVWPPSEFCSHCLGKVSLKEGDFQGRIIEFSRQNKECFGIVEMENSIKIMAKILGEPHVDQTVKIAKCGMREGNYFFEVN
- a CDS encoding thiolase C-terminal domain-containing protein, whose product is MKKITDHPVWISGIGQKTISAGFTKSESFNTMNSTKMASRTALEMSGKNISDVDVVEIHDAFSVCEPMALEAIGFSKPGKGTDLVKELYETKNYKVNPRGGLIGSGHPLGATGIAQTIEITQQLQSNAKNRQVENAQVGLVHNMSAAATSSTILVLEK
- a CDS encoding LLM class flavin-dependent oxidoreductase, coding for MRIACSLGSMLSIKEVLNCAEIISNTKTDTIWVPETWGMENFSMLSAVSSKTSVQKIGSSIINIYSRSPVAIAMGAVTVDTISNGRLILGLGTSSVPIVETFHGYKFENPLKRMKEYVEIIKLALSGKPINYSGEIFNLKNFTLLVKPQRESIPIYIAAVNKKMVDLTLDIGDGVIFYLRPKNEMKDTISKMQSKRKIDVTCQIITCVSENSQEAIDRAKKTLAFYISVGKIYREFLAKNGFENETSNIFEEFKKSGFTSNHELIPDSMLKELTISGTPEECKKQLQTFSDTGIDLPIIQFNPVGNTMESFRVLQKTFLDE
- a CDS encoding nucleotidyltransferase family protein, translating into MKAIILAGGRGKRLKPVTDYVPKPLVPIKNIPIIEWQIRYLKKFGVKEVIICTGYKTEMIENHLNMKNIGIKIKFSPEKFPLGTGGAIKKAGKMIKEKSFFVLNGDTITNIDLKKLQKKKNAIAAIELRTKYGILETNDDKILNFKEKKEIPDTWMNAGIYHLEKDILKELPNKGDIEKTVFPKYAKKGILNTVKFKNAKWYSVDSFKDMEECALEIEKIIK
- a CDS encoding 5-(carboxyamino)imidazole ribonucleotide synthase; the protein is MAKILGIIGGGQLGMMITEAAKKMPEYVSKVIVLDPTENCPAAQVGAEQIIADFKEKDAIVELSKKSDIITYEIESGDSDVLKSVEKNAEINPSPETLHTIQDKFLQKTFLKEHNIPVPEFIEVSNIEDVKEGLKQFGYPALLKARRDAYDGRGNFKIDSEDMIQTSFDYFKGQKLMLEKFVPFKMEVSVIAARNTKGQITTFPLVENIHEENILRETIAPARVSADVTQKAEKIANQTMDVLKGAGVFGIEMFVTQDDQIVINEIAPRVHNSGHHTLQSSETSQFEQHLRAILGLELGSTKLLRPTIMYNILGAKSFQGEYKPLVIPDQNLFLKMYGKKISKPMRKLGHFNLIAGNNESVEELLEKLETIKPRAVVQSAD